A stretch of DNA from Acidobacteriota bacterium:
CCTGCCACTCGAGGCGAGGATCGCGGCGGTGCCTTGCCGCAGTGGTGAACAGTTCCTTCGGACGCTCTTCGAACCCCTTGGATACGAGGTGGAGGCCAGGCGGCACGAGCTCGACGAGAAGATGCCCGCGCTCGGCACGAGCCGTCTCTTTACCGTCACGCTGCGGGCGACACGGCCTCTGTCCGAACTGCTCACGCACCTCTACATCCTGATCCCAGTCCTGGACGACCAGAAGCACTATTGGGTCGGCGACGATGAAGTCGAGAAATTGCTGCGCCGGGGCGAAGGCTGGCTCGAAAGCCATCCCTCGCGTGACGTGATCGTCTCCCGCTATCTGGTCCACCAGCGCGGCCTGGTTCGAGACGCCATCGCGCGGCTGACGGCGGAAGAACAGCCGGAAGAGGAAGCGGCTGCACAGCGGAAGGACGAACAGGAAGCAACGATCGAGCAGACGATCAGCCTCAACGAACGACGACTGGATGCTGTCGTCGAGGTGCTGAAGTCATCCGGGGCGACACGCGTGCTCGACCTCGGCTGCGGCGAAGGCAAACTGCTGCGCCGGCTGCTCGCCGATCACCAATTGGCCGAGATCGTCGGGATGGATGTCTCCGGGCGCGTGCTCGACATGGCAGAATCTCGTCTGAAGCTCGATCGATTGGCGCCGACGCAGCGCGCGCGGATTCGCCTGATGCATGGATCGCTGATGTATCGGGATGCCCGGCTCAGTGGTTTCGATGCGGCGTCTGTTGTCGAAGTCGTCGAGCATCTGGACCCACCAAGGCTTCACGCGTTCGAGCGCGTCCTCTTCGAGGCGGCGCGGCCGTCGACCATTGCCCTCACGACGCCGAACGCAGAGTACAACGTGAAGTGGCCGTCGTTACCCGCAGGTCGATTTCGCCATCAGGACCACCGCTTCGAGTGGACTCGTGTGGAGTTCCAGGGCTGGGCCACTGATGTTGCGTCACGACACGGCTACGCGGTGACGTTCCAGCCTGTTGGAGACGAGGACCGCGAGGTCGGTCCGCCGACGCAGATGGCGGTGTTCACGAGATGACCTTCACGATCCCTGAGCTGTCCCTGGTGGTCCTGATCGGTCCGTCGGGCTGCGGCAAGTCGACGTTCGCCCGCAGGCACTTCAAGCCGACCGAAGTGATGTCGTCGGACGCCTTTCGCGCGCTCGTGTCGGATGACGAGAACGACCAGTCGTCAACTGACGATGCGTTTGCCGCGCTGCATTTCGTGGCGGCGCGACGGTTGGCCAGAGGCAAGCTCACAGTCGTCGATGCGACCAACGTCCAACCCGAAGCACGCAAGCCGCTCGTCGCCCTTGCACGTGAGTATCACGTGCTGCCGGTGGCCATAGTCCTCGACCTGCCCGAGCGTGTCTGCCACGACCGCAATCGAGTCAGGCCCGACCGAGACTTCGGCGCGCACGTTGTCCGTAATCAGAAGAGCCAGCTTCGCCGATCGATTCGCGGCCTCGGGCGCGAGGGCTTCAGGCACGTGCACGTCATGACGTCGCAGGACGACGTCGAGGCAGCTGTCATCGAGCGCCAGCCGCTTTGGAACAACCGGAAACACGAGGCGGGGCCGTTCGACATCATCGGCGATGTCCACGGGTGCTGCGACGAGCTGGAACAGCTT
This window harbors:
- a CDS encoding 3' terminal RNA ribose 2'-O-methyltransferase Hen1; the encoded protein is MLLTIRTTHRPATDLGFLLHKHPEHVHSREFPFGNATVFYPEATEEACTAAVLLDVDPVAMVRGRGGKGGAEDQYVNDRPYVASSLISVVLTRWFNSAIGGRCEKKPELTALALPLEARIAAVPCRSGEQFLRTLFEPLGYEVEARRHELDEKMPALGTSRLFTVTLRATRPLSELLTHLYILIPVLDDQKHYWVGDDEVEKLLRRGEGWLESHPSRDVIVSRYLVHQRGLVRDAIARLTAEEQPEEEAAAQRKDEQEATIEQTISLNERRLDAVVEVLKSSGATRVLDLGCGEGKLLRRLLADHQLAEIVGMDVSGRVLDMAESRLKLDRLAPTQRARIRLMHGSLMYRDARLSGFDAASVVEVVEHLDPPRLHAFERVLFEAARPSTIALTTPNAEYNVKWPSLPAGRFRHQDHRFEWTRVEFQGWATDVASRHGYAVTFQPVGDEDREVGPPTQMAVFTR